A single window of Mycolicibacterium aurum DNA harbors:
- a CDS encoding PH domain-containing protein produces MATRSAPGSAPVVIRISPMAHVAVGFFTLALLAVVLAGPQWFALLLLIPVAMSIVVVRYRTVADRDTVTARTLFGRTTVPWDDIDGLRFGRRAWAVARRRDGTELPLPAVTFSTLPLLTAASGGRVPNPYE; encoded by the coding sequence ATGGCTACACGCTCGGCGCCGGGGTCCGCTCCTGTCGTGATCAGGATCTCGCCGATGGCCCACGTGGCGGTGGGCTTCTTCACCTTGGCCCTGCTCGCCGTGGTGCTGGCAGGTCCGCAGTGGTTCGCGCTGCTGCTGCTGATCCCGGTGGCGATGTCGATCGTCGTGGTCCGCTACCGCACCGTCGCAGACCGCGACACGGTCACCGCGCGAACCCTGTTCGGCCGCACGACCGTGCCGTGGGACGACATCGACGGACTGCGGTTCGGGCGTCGCGCCTGGGCGGTGGCTCGCCGCCGGGACGGCACCGAACTGCCGTTGCCCGCGGTGACGTTCTCGACCCTGCCGCTGCTGACTGCCGCCAGCGGCGGTCGGGTACCCAACCCGTACGAGTAG
- the wrbA gene encoding NAD(P)H:quinone oxidoreductase: MTKLAVIYYSATGHGTAMAHRVAAAAEAAGAEVRVRHVAETRDPESFANNPAWKANYEATKDLPTASGDDIVWADAVIFGSPTRFGNTASQFRTFIDSLGGLWAKGQLADKVYAGFTSSQTAHGGQETTLITLYVTLMHFGGILVPPGYTDGIKFADGNPYGVGHVTGAENSDEPDETTLNALDHLARRVVGVADRLS; this comes from the coding sequence ATGACAAAACTGGCGGTCATCTACTACTCCGCGACAGGCCACGGCACAGCGATGGCGCACCGCGTCGCCGCGGCCGCGGAAGCTGCGGGCGCCGAGGTGCGAGTGCGCCACGTCGCCGAAACCCGCGATCCGGAGTCGTTCGCGAACAATCCGGCGTGGAAGGCCAATTACGAAGCCACCAAGGATCTTCCGACGGCCTCCGGCGACGACATCGTCTGGGCCGACGCGGTCATCTTCGGCTCGCCGACCCGCTTCGGCAATACCGCATCGCAGTTCCGCACCTTCATCGACTCGCTCGGCGGGCTGTGGGCCAAGGGCCAGTTGGCCGACAAGGTCTATGCCGGATTCACCTCGTCACAGACGGCGCACGGCGGCCAGGAGACGACGCTGATCACCCTCTACGTCACGCTGATGCATTTCGGCGGGATCCTCGTGCCGCCCGGCTACACCGACGGGATCAAGTTCGCCGACGGAAACCCCTACGGCGTCGGCCATGTCACCGGGGCGGAGAACAGCGACGAGCCCGACGAGACGACGCTGAACGCGCTCGACCATCTCGCACGTCGCGTCGTCGGCGTCGCGGACAGGCTCTCCTAG
- a CDS encoding DUF3159 domain-containing protein, whose protein sequence is MTGTEMPETPATALLARAGGIRGLVYTAVPVTMFAAANAIVGLVPALIAAVSAAALVLVWQLVQRESVRPALFGFAGIAAGAGLALVTGRAKDFYLPGIWMYLAMAILFTGSVLVGRPLIGVVWAWMTGRDDTWRRTRRVRRAFDLVTLMMAAVSTTRFAVQFYLYDTNQEGLLAVARIAMGWPIFLVTSGLIYLAIRTGMRTLPRGAEAA, encoded by the coding sequence ATGACGGGCACAGAGATGCCGGAGACGCCGGCGACCGCCCTGCTGGCCCGCGCGGGCGGCATCCGCGGGCTGGTGTACACCGCGGTGCCGGTCACCATGTTCGCCGCGGCCAACGCGATCGTCGGGCTGGTGCCTGCGCTGATCGCGGCGGTCAGCGCCGCAGCGTTGGTGCTCGTGTGGCAACTGGTGCAGCGTGAGTCCGTGCGGCCGGCGTTGTTCGGTTTCGCCGGGATCGCCGCGGGCGCCGGCCTGGCCCTCGTCACCGGTCGCGCCAAAGACTTCTATCTGCCCGGCATCTGGATGTACCTGGCGATGGCGATCCTGTTCACCGGCTCCGTCCTGGTGGGCCGGCCACTGATCGGGGTGGTGTGGGCGTGGATGACCGGGCGGGACGACACCTGGCGCCGCACCCGCCGCGTCCGCAGGGCATTCGATCTGGTGACGTTGATGATGGCGGCGGTGTCGACCACCCGGTTCGCGGTGCAGTTCTACCTTTACGACACCAACCAGGAGGGGCTGCTCGCGGTCGCGCGGATAGCCATGGGCTGGCCGATCTTCCTGGTGACGTCGGGCCTGATCTATCTGGCCATCCGAACGGGGATGCGTACGTTGCCCCGTGGGGCCGAAGCCGCCTAG
- a CDS encoding acetolactate synthase large subunit, producing the protein MSAPTTRPPEQSATPTNGTAAAAKHNSATAPAHAIRQPNIVAPQQLTGAQAVIRALEELDVDTIFGIPGGAVLPVYDPLFDSQKLRHVLVRHEQGAGHAASGYAHATGKVGVMMATSGPGATNLVTPLADAQMDSIPVVAITGQVGRGLIGTDAFQEADISGITMPITKHNFLVRNGDDIARALAEAFHIASTGRPGAVLVDIPKDILQGECTFSWPPQMDLPGYKPNTKPHNRQIREAAKLIAAARKPVLYVGGGVIRGEATAELAALAELTGIPVVTTLMARGAFPDSHRQNLGMPGMHGTVSAVAALQRSDLLIALGTRFDDRVTGKLESFAPEAKVIHADIDPAEIGKNRHADVPIVGDVKAVISDLLDVLRRDGASDDIEIGDWWTYLQNVQDTYPLSYGPQSDGSLSPEYVIESLGKIAGPDAIYVAGVGQHQMWAAQFISYEKPKTWLNSGGLGTMGYAVPAAMGAKMGCPDTEVWAIDGDGCFQMTNQELATCAIEGIPIKVALINNGNLGMVRQWQTLFYEERYSQTDLATHSRRIPDFVKLAEALGCVGLRCEREEDVAEVIAQARAINDRPVVIDFTVGADAQVWPMVAAGTSNDEIQAAQGIRPLFGDPEEGHA; encoded by the coding sequence GTGAGCGCACCCACCACGCGACCACCCGAGCAGTCGGCGACCCCGACGAACGGGACAGCGGCTGCCGCGAAGCACAACTCCGCGACAGCCCCGGCGCACGCCATACGTCAACCGAACATCGTTGCCCCGCAGCAACTCACCGGCGCTCAGGCCGTCATCCGGGCGCTCGAGGAGCTCGACGTCGACACGATCTTCGGTATCCCCGGTGGCGCGGTCCTTCCGGTGTACGACCCGCTGTTCGACTCGCAGAAGTTGCGCCATGTGCTCGTCCGCCACGAGCAGGGTGCGGGCCATGCCGCCAGCGGTTACGCCCACGCCACCGGCAAGGTCGGCGTCATGATGGCGACGTCCGGCCCCGGCGCGACCAACCTGGTGACGCCGCTGGCGGACGCCCAGATGGACTCGATTCCGGTGGTGGCGATCACGGGTCAGGTCGGCCGCGGGCTGATCGGCACGGACGCATTCCAGGAAGCCGACATCTCCGGCATCACGATGCCGATCACCAAGCACAACTTCCTGGTGCGCAACGGCGACGACATCGCGCGTGCGCTGGCCGAGGCGTTCCACATCGCCTCGACCGGGCGGCCGGGCGCGGTGCTCGTCGACATCCCCAAGGACATCCTGCAGGGGGAGTGCACGTTCAGCTGGCCGCCGCAGATGGATCTGCCCGGCTACAAGCCGAACACCAAGCCGCACAACCGGCAGATCCGCGAGGCCGCCAAGCTGATCGCCGCCGCCCGCAAGCCGGTGCTCTACGTCGGCGGCGGCGTCATCCGCGGTGAAGCCACCGCGGAACTGGCGGCGCTGGCCGAGCTGACCGGCATCCCCGTCGTCACCACGCTGATGGCACGCGGTGCGTTCCCGGACAGCCACCGGCAGAACCTCGGCATGCCGGGTATGCACGGCACCGTCTCCGCGGTGGCCGCGCTGCAGCGCAGCGACCTGCTCATCGCGCTGGGGACGCGCTTCGATGACCGGGTGACCGGCAAGCTGGAGTCGTTCGCCCCCGAGGCCAAGGTGATCCACGCCGACATCGACCCCGCCGAGATCGGCAAGAACAGGCATGCCGATGTGCCCATCGTCGGTGACGTGAAGGCCGTCATCTCCGACCTGCTCGACGTGCTGCGCCGTGACGGCGCGTCCGACGACATCGAGATCGGCGACTGGTGGACCTACCTGCAGAACGTGCAGGACACCTATCCGCTGAGCTACGGGCCGCAGAGCGACGGCAGCCTGTCGCCCGAGTACGTCATCGAAAGCCTGGGCAAGATCGCCGGACCCGACGCCATCTACGTGGCCGGCGTTGGCCAGCACCAGATGTGGGCCGCGCAGTTCATCTCCTACGAGAAGCCCAAGACGTGGCTGAACTCCGGTGGACTGGGCACTATGGGGTACGCGGTGCCGGCGGCGATGGGCGCCAAGATGGGGTGCCCGGACACCGAGGTGTGGGCGATCGACGGCGACGGCTGCTTCCAGATGACCAACCAGGAGCTGGCCACCTGTGCTATCGAGGGCATCCCCATCAAGGTGGCGCTGATCAACAACGGCAACCTCGGCATGGTGCGGCAGTGGCAGACGCTGTTCTACGAAGAGCGGTACAGCCAGACGGATCTGGCCACCCACTCGAGGCGCATCCCCGACTTCGTCAAGCTGGCCGAGGCGCTCGGCTGCGTCGGATTGCGCTGTGAGCGCGAGGAAGACGTGGCAGAAGTGATCGCCCAGGCCCGGGCGATCAACGACCGGCCCGTGGTCATCGACTTCACCGTCGGCGCCGACGCCCAGGTGTGGCCGATGGTGGCCGCAGGTACCAGCAACGACGAGATCCAGGCGGCACAGGGAATCCGGCCGCTGTTCGGCGATCCGGAAGAGGGACACGCATGA
- a CDS encoding DoxX family protein, translating into MTSPHDPRPWQRPDDSAGRPASASLVDPEDDLPSAHYGGDFETTAIPRYDSAKPSGQQPFTLLNDPEPLPYVQPGAGLAPGAYGSTAAPTEVGLIDSDDRRDDRRGTQDLGLLLLRVAVGALFIGHGLQKVFGWWGGPGLGGFRDSLTDVGFRNADILAYVAAGGQIAAGVLLVLGLFTPIAAAGALGYLLTSILAEVSIAHDEARLSAFLTDGHEYQIVLLCAVAAIILVGPGRYGLDGGRGWARRPFVGSIAALLLGVGAGVAIWMLLNGANPLA; encoded by the coding sequence GTGACGAGTCCCCATGACCCTCGCCCCTGGCAGCGGCCCGACGATTCGGCTGGCCGGCCCGCGTCGGCGAGCCTGGTGGACCCCGAGGACGACCTTCCCTCCGCCCACTACGGCGGCGACTTCGAGACGACAGCGATTCCGCGCTACGACTCGGCGAAGCCGAGCGGCCAGCAGCCGTTCACCCTGCTGAACGACCCCGAACCCCTGCCGTACGTCCAGCCGGGCGCTGGTCTGGCGCCCGGCGCCTACGGGTCCACCGCGGCGCCCACCGAGGTCGGGCTCATCGATTCCGACGATCGCCGGGACGACCGAAGGGGCACCCAGGACCTCGGGTTGCTGCTGCTGCGCGTCGCCGTGGGTGCGCTGTTCATCGGCCACGGCCTGCAGAAGGTGTTCGGCTGGTGGGGCGGTCCCGGCCTCGGCGGGTTCCGCGACTCTCTCACCGACGTGGGCTTCCGAAACGCCGACATCCTGGCCTACGTGGCCGCAGGCGGTCAGATCGCGGCAGGTGTGCTGCTGGTGCTCGGGTTGTTCACCCCGATCGCGGCGGCGGGCGCGTTGGGCTACCTGCTCACCTCGATACTGGCGGAAGTCTCGATCGCCCATGACGAGGCGCGGCTGTCCGCCTTCCTCACCGACGGCCACGAGTATCAGATCGTGCTGCTGTGCGCTGTGGCGGCCATCATCCTGGTCGGCCCGGGCCGGTACGGCCTCGACGGCGGCCGCGGATGGGCGCGCCGGCCGTTTGTCGGATCGATCGCCGCGCTGCTGCTCGGGGTGGGTGCCGGGGTGGCGATCTGGATGCTGCTCAACGGGGCCAACCCGCTGGCCTGA
- the ilvC gene encoding ketol-acid reductoisomerase: protein MAVEMFYDDDADLSVIQGRKVGVIGYGSQGHAHSLSLRDSGVQVKVGLKEGSKSRDKVTEQGLEVDTPAEVAKWADVIMVLAPDTAQADIFTNDIEPNLNDGDALFFGHGLNIHFGLIKPPANVTVGMVAPKGPGHLVRRQFVDGKGVPCLVAVEQDPKGEGMALVLSYAKGIGGARAGVIKTTFKDETETDLFGEQAVLCGGTEELIKTGFEVMVEAGYAPELAYFEVLHELKLIVDLIYEGGIARMNYSVSDTAEFGGYLSGPRVIDADTKKRMQQILSEIQDGTFVKRLVANVEGGNKELESLRKKNAEHEIEVTGKKLRDLMSWVDRPITETA, encoded by the coding sequence ATGGCAGTTGAGATGTTCTATGACGACGACGCGGACCTTTCGGTCATCCAGGGCCGCAAGGTCGGCGTCATCGGCTACGGCAGCCAGGGGCACGCGCACTCGCTGAGCCTGCGCGACTCCGGCGTCCAGGTGAAGGTCGGCCTCAAGGAGGGCTCGAAGTCGCGTGACAAGGTCACCGAGCAGGGCCTCGAGGTCGACACGCCCGCCGAGGTCGCCAAGTGGGCCGACGTGATCATGGTGCTCGCTCCCGACACCGCCCAGGCCGACATCTTCACCAATGACATCGAGCCCAACCTCAACGACGGCGACGCGCTGTTCTTCGGCCACGGACTCAACATCCACTTCGGTCTCATCAAGCCGCCGGCGAACGTCACCGTCGGCATGGTCGCGCCCAAGGGCCCCGGCCACCTGGTGCGCCGCCAGTTCGTCGACGGCAAGGGCGTCCCGTGCCTGGTCGCGGTCGAGCAGGACCCCAAGGGCGAGGGCATGGCCCTGGTGCTGTCCTACGCCAAGGGCATCGGCGGCGCGCGGGCCGGCGTCATCAAGACCACGTTCAAGGACGAGACCGAGACCGACCTGTTCGGTGAGCAGGCCGTGCTGTGCGGCGGTACCGAGGAACTCATCAAGACCGGCTTCGAGGTCATGGTCGAGGCGGGCTACGCACCCGAGCTCGCCTACTTCGAGGTGCTCCACGAGCTGAAGCTGATCGTCGACCTGATCTACGAAGGTGGCATCGCGCGGATGAACTACTCGGTGTCCGACACCGCGGAGTTCGGCGGCTACCTGTCCGGCCCGCGGGTCATCGACGCGGACACCAAGAAGCGGATGCAGCAGATCCTCTCCGAGATCCAGGACGGCACCTTCGTCAAGCGTCTGGTCGCCAATGTCGAGGGCGGCAACAAGGAGCTCGAGAGCCTGCGCAAGAAGAACGCCGAGCACGAGATCGAGGTCACCGGCAAGAAGCTGCGCGACCTGATGAGCTGGGTCGACCGGCCGATCACCGAAACCGCGTAA
- the ilvN gene encoding acetolactate synthase small subunit: protein MSTTAPRTHTLSVLVEDKPGVLARVASLFSRRGYNIQSLAVGATEHKNLSRMTIVVDVEDSPLEQITKQLNKLINVIKIVEQDEETTVSRELALIKVRTDAATRGQVIEAVNLFRAKVVDVSNESLTVEATGTPEKIEALLRVLEPYGVREIVQSGVVSLSRGPRGISTK from the coding sequence ATGAGCACCACTGCGCCGCGCACACATACGCTGTCGGTGCTCGTGGAGGACAAACCGGGCGTCCTCGCCCGCGTCGCGTCCCTGTTCTCCCGGCGCGGATACAACATCCAGTCGCTGGCCGTCGGAGCCACCGAGCACAAGAACCTCTCGCGGATGACCATCGTGGTCGATGTCGAGGATTCACCGTTGGAGCAGATCACCAAGCAGCTCAACAAGCTGATCAACGTGATCAAGATTGTCGAGCAGGACGAGGAGACCACGGTCTCCCGCGAGCTCGCGCTGATCAAGGTCCGCACCGATGCCGCCACCCGTGGCCAGGTGATCGAGGCGGTCAACCTGTTCCGCGCCAAGGTCGTCGACGTCTCGAACGAGTCGCTGACCGTCGAGGCCACCGGAACGCCTGAGAAGATCGAAGCGCTGTTGCGGGTGCTCGAGCCCTACGGCGTTCGCGAGATCGTCCAGTCCGGTGTGGTGTCGCTGTCCCGCGGCCCCCGCGGTATCAGCACCAAGTAA